Within Coffea arabica cultivar ET-39 chromosome 4e, Coffea Arabica ET-39 HiFi, whole genome shotgun sequence, the genomic segment GGATTTTAAGCTCAATTTCGAATCTATCACTTGATTCAGTAGataatatactttttttttttttttggtctttctGAGTTTCAAAATTAAAGGCTTGCCTAAAATATCTCGGACGTGCATTCAGGAAATATTGGGAAGGTGGAGAATGGGAGGGACTTGTTTTGCTAGCAACCTGGCATTGAACCCATTCATACGGGCAACAAACAGATGGGCTGGGGAGAACCCAGAAAAATTCAGAACCTCCTCCTGAGTGAGAGAATTCACAGCCTCCTACGAACCGGGACCCAATTCAGCCACCCCAAAtgctctatttttattttttagttttacaCTAGgagtattctttttttttttttttctttttttgagggAGGGACACTAGGAGTATTCTATTCTAGGCAAAAACACTCTTTTAACTTTCTAGCCATCCTCAGCCCTTTGCAaacttctctctctttctccacTTTCTCCTCTTCTCCACACCCAAAAATTAAGggaaaacacaaaaagaaaaaaaaaaaaaaacagggagagagagagagagagagagagcaaagacgagggaaaagaaaaatatattattgttttacgaaaaaaaaaaagaaaagaaagaggagaagGTAGAATTAGTTAAGTAGGAATAAGAGACAGAGGAGAGAGAGCCATTCATATATATGCTCTGATCATCAAAAGGCATCCCAGGAAGGCGATTCCTCCCTCTGCAGCCGCCTACTGTTGGCAATCATATCGGCACAAAATACTATAAGATATCATTGTAGGATCATTACTTATTTCGTCGTGGATTGTCAACTTTAAAGAATGCTGATGGGCGCCTGTAGAGGCCCACCAGCACCAGCCCCCCGTCATGGTACCAAACTTAATGTTGGCACCACCGGTGTCATTGCATTGATGCTGTTGATcttctcatcatcatcatcatcatcatcatcatcatgggTGCTATTGGCGTCCGGTGCTCCTCCTGTagacaccaccaccaccaccacgaCGCAAGCCCTGCTGAGATTCAAAAGCTCATTGGCTTACGTCAACGTTTTTGACACCTGGCATCCCTCCGTCGCTCCTTCCCCGTGTGCAGGGAACTACGCAACGTGGCGGGGCGTGCTCTGCTCTAACGGCGTCGTTTGGGGTCTGCAGCTCGAAAACCTCAGGCTGACGGGACAGATCGACGTGGATGCGCTGGTTCCCTTGCGTTCCTTACGCACCATCAGTTTGATGAACAACAGCTTTGAGGGTCCGATGCCCGAATGGAAGAAACTCGGCGCCCTCAAGTCGCTCTTCTTGTCCAACAACCATTTCTCTGGACAGATCCCCCCGGATGCTTTCAATGGCATGGCTTCTTTGAAGAAAGTTTATCTGGCAAATAACAGGTTTACGGGCAATATTCCCGCGACGCTGGCCACCCCTAGGCTTTTAGAACTGAGGCTGGAGAACAACCAATTTACAGGGCCCATTCCAGATCTCAAGCCAGGCATCAAGGCGCTTAACGTGTCTAACAACCAACTCCAGGGTCCGATACCATCTAGTCTAGCCAAAATGGATCCAAGCTCCTTCGCAGGTACGTACTATCTATTCTGTTCTATCCATGTTGCTGTGTGTGTACACATGCATTTCCTAGAGCCCACTGGTGCAAATTTTGCAGTTGTATCTATATGCGAAAATTAAGACGGAAATATTGGATTTAATTGTGCAGGAAACAAGGGTGTGTGCGGACCACCTCTAGCGATATCATGCAattctccctctcctctccccGACCGGAAACCTTCTCCAACTTCGGCACCATCTGCAGATAGCGCCGATCCTGCCCCTCCTCAGGTAACCGGCGAGAAAGCTTCGTCGGTTTCCAGAACCGTTATTGTTGCCCTGGCCATTTTGGTGGCCTTGGTTGGTATTGCGGTGCTTCTCGCCATATATAGACGTAGTAAGAAAGAGACGCCGAGGCTTGGGAAAGCGGTAACATCGCCGTCATCATCAGAAAAACATAGCAAAAGTAATGGTAGTAATGGCGGCAGTAAGGGCATGACGCAGGCGGGAGTGCCGGAACCCTATAATAAACAGACTGCTGCGGCGGCAGGCGCTGCTGATAATCAGATGGCCAGCGTTGGCGGTAATGCCGTCACTTCGAGAAAGGCAAAGGCCGAAGCAAGCAAGCTGTCATTTGTGAGAGAGGACCGGCAAAAATTCGATTTGCAGGACCTGCTGAGAGCGTCCGCGGAAGTTTTAGGGAGCGGCAACTTCGGATCTTCATACAAGGCTGTACTTATGGATGGGCAAGCGGTTGTTGTGAAACGATTTAAGCAAATGAGCAACGTCGGGAAAGAAGATTTTCACGAGCACATGAGAAGGCTGGGGAGACTCGTCCACCCTAATTTGTTGCCCCTTGTGGCATATTACTACAGAAAAGAGGAGAAGCTGTTGGTGTTTGATTACATGCAAAATGGCAACTTGGCCAGTCATCTTCACGGTACGTGCGGATCAATAGTACTCATCCATTAATTTTTTGGTAATTGCTAGCTAACTACTTGTAATGCATGTTAAATAATACACTGTAGTACTCCATTATATTATGGATTTTTTTTCCGCGTTGGTCATCATCAGGTAACCATTCTGCGGAGCAGCCAGCTCTCGACTGGCCAACTCGGTTGAAAATTGTGAAAGGAGTCGCAAGAGGATTGGCTTATCTTCACCATGAGCTTCCTAGCGTGAGCTTAGCTCATGGTCACCTGAAGTCTTCCAACGTGGTGTTGGATAAGACCTTCCAGCCCCTCTTGATGGACTACGCTCTAGTGCCGGTGGTTAACCCTGAGCAAGTTCAACACCTACTAGTGGCCTACAAATCTCCAGAATACGTACAACACGGCCGCACCACCAGGAAAACGGACGTTTGGAATCTTGGAGTTCTGATTTTAGAGATCCTCACCAGCAACTTTCCCGCAAACTACATCGCTCAAGGCACGGGAGTATCATCCTCCTCCTATTCTTATAAATCATCCGAAGTAGCGGGATGGATAAATTCTATAAAGGCAGCCGAAGATCATCAGCAGGAAGCTGGTCATCAAGCCTACTTCGACAGAGAAATGGGTGACACCGACAACAGTGCAGGAGAGATGTGGAAGCTTTTAAGGATCGGAGTTGGTTGTTGCGAAGAGGACGCGGAAACCAGGTGGGATTTGAAGGAGGCTGTTGAAAAGATTGAAGATGTTAAGGAGAGGGATGGGATGGAATTTGATGGATGAATTGAGGCTGGTACCAAAATGGTATCTGCTCTTGCGAGACGTACTTTTGACTTAATATTCCTCGACTAATAAACAAAATTCCAAACACGATAGTActccatatatttttttttttctagctaGGGAATTAAAAATTCAGCTCGTTGCAATTGATTTGTTTTGGCTCTCTTTTCTAGgtttttcatctttttctttgGTACATACTACTACATAGCATCAGTACGTTGTTGACTTGATTAGAATTGGTCTTTCACAATTGCGGCTtctttgaatttcttttttttttttttttttggtttccccTCACTTCCAGATTCTTGGTAATTATTCATTCGTACATTGGACGTACTCTGGACTGATCCATCAGTTTAATGAATCTCCGCATTCATATCCTATGTTTTGCAACTTATGAAAACTTAATTACCATCATCAGTTTCAGTTTCACTCTTCCCTCAAAAGTTTGCAGGTATGAAATCAAAAGCCTCAAAATTCAATTCTACCCATTTAACTATCTGTACTATTAGCTAGGTATTTAATAATACTCCTCTTAATTAGTTATCATTTGTATCCCTGCATGTGTCTATTAATTACGGAATTACTACGTACTATTCCtcaaatcatttccaaaattccTTCGCTTCTTCGTCTTAAGGAAGTCAAAATCGTTAAAGAATCTCTTAATAACATGGATCGTGAGGGAAACTATAATAGTAGTAGTATAACATTTTGCTCTTTATAATTAAGCTGGTTGAATATTAaacaaaacaatttttttttgttcgtTTAATTAGGAATAATAAAATCGGATTGAGAATGAAAAGAaactcaaattttcaaaacttaaatTTCTCCTAGCCATAAAGTTATAAGGACCATGCGTGAACAcagaaaattttacatttgtATGGTTGtagaaaaaatagcaatttgtaCATTTGAATAGTAGAGTGATTTTTGCTTAACAGTTTGTTAAACCatttgtttttagttttataTGCAAAAAGATTTTGTAAATGACAATTTTCAGCACGTGCTAGAACTAGAGCAATTGTTAAagtcccaaaaataataaattaatgTTGCA encodes:
- the LOC113740774 gene encoding pollen receptor-like kinase 1, translating into MLMGACRGPPAPAPRHGTKLNVGTTGVIALMLLIFSSSSSSSSSSWVLLASGAPPVDTTTTTTTQALLRFKSSLAYVNVFDTWHPSVAPSPCAGNYATWRGVLCSNGVVWGLQLENLRLTGQIDVDALVPLRSLRTISLMNNSFEGPMPEWKKLGALKSLFLSNNHFSGQIPPDAFNGMASLKKVYLANNRFTGNIPATLATPRLLELRLENNQFTGPIPDLKPGIKALNVSNNQLQGPIPSSLAKMDPSSFAGNKGVCGPPLAISCNSPSPLPDRKPSPTSAPSADSADPAPPQVTGEKASSVSRTVIVALAILVALVGIAVLLAIYRRSKKETPRLGKAVTSPSSSEKHSKSNGSNGGSKGMTQAGVPEPYNKQTAAAAGAADNQMASVGGNAVTSRKAKAEASKLSFVREDRQKFDLQDLLRASAEVLGSGNFGSSYKAVLMDGQAVVVKRFKQMSNVGKEDFHEHMRRLGRLVHPNLLPLVAYYYRKEEKLLVFDYMQNGNLASHLHGNHSAEQPALDWPTRLKIVKGVARGLAYLHHELPSVSLAHGHLKSSNVVLDKTFQPLLMDYALVPVVNPEQVQHLLVAYKSPEYVQHGRTTRKTDVWNLGVLILEILTSNFPANYIAQGTGVSSSSYSYKSSEVAGWINSIKAAEDHQQEAGHQAYFDREMGDTDNSAGEMWKLLRIGVGCCEEDAETRWDLKEAVEKIEDVKERDGMEFDG